From the Cyanobium sp. M30B3 genome, the window CAAGTCAATCAAGGCAGGCTTGCTTGAGAAACTCAGGCTAGGTAACCTTGAAGTGTGGCGTGACTGGGGATGGGCGCCTGATTACGTCAAGGCGATGCATCTGATGCTCCAGGCTGAGAGGCCAAGGGATTATCTCATCGCATCTGGGGCGACGACATCATTGCGAGACTTCGTGCAGAGCGCCTTCGATGTGGCCGGACTTGAGATTGACAATTATTTGGAGTCTGATGACTTTTTCAAGCGGCCGGCTGATTTAAGTTACTCCGCCGTGGATCCAAGCAGTATTAAGCGAGACCTTGGCTGGTCCTCAAGTCGTTCTACCCAAGAGATCGTGGTAAAGATGTATCGAGGCGAGTTGTTCTAGGCATGGTAACATAAATTGACTTTATTGTGTACTGCAGGTGAGAAATTGTCGATGACCAAAACAGCCCTGATCACCGGCATCACCGGCCAAGATGGTTCCTACCTAGCTGAACTGCTGCTGGACAAGGGCTATGCGGTGCATGGCATCAAGCGCCGTGCCAGCAGCTTCAACACCACGCGGATCGATCACCTGTATCAGGACCCCCACGAGCAGGACCAGCGGCTGACGCTGCACTACGGCGATTTAACGGACAGCACCAACCTGATCCGGATCATCCAGCAGGTGCAGCCGGATGAGATTTACAACCTGGGCGCCCAGAGCCACGTGGCGGTGAGCTTCGAGGCGCCGGAGTACACGGCCAACAGCGACGCGCTGGGCACGCTGAGGATCCTGGAGGCGGTGCGGATGCTGGGGCTCACCAGCCAAACGCGGATCTACCAGGCCTCCACCTCCGAGCTCTACGGACTCGTCCAGGAGATCCCCCAGAAGGAGAGCACGCCTTTCTATCCCCGCAGCCCCTACGGCGTGGCCAAGCTCTATGCCTACTGGATCACGGTGAACTACCGCGAGGCCTACGGCATGTATGCCTGCAACGGCATTCTGTTCAACCACGAATCACCGCGGCGGGGCGAGACCTTCGTGACGCGCAAGATCACCCGCGGCCTGGCGCGGATCGATGCAGGCCTGGACGAGTGCCTGTACATGGGCAACCTCGATTCCCTGCGCGACTGGGGCCACGCCCGGGATTACGTGGAGATGCAGTGGCGGATGCTGCAGCAGGAGGGGCCACCAGAGGATTTCGTGATCGCCACCGGCCGGCAGGAGAGCGTGCGCCGCTTCATCGAGCTCACCGCCCTGGAGCTGGGCTGGGGTGCGATCCAGTGGGAGGGCGTGGGGGTGAACGAGACGGGCCGCCGCAGCACCGGCGAAGTGGTGGTGCGCATCGATCCCCGCTACTTCCGCCCGGCCGAGGTGGAAACCCTGTTGGGGGATCCGAGCAAGGCCCACGCCAGACTGGGCTGGCAGCCCACCACCACCCTGGAGCAGCTGGTGGCGGAGATGGTGGAACACGACAAGGAGGAAGCCCGCAAGGAAGCACTGCTGCGCCTTAAGGGCTTCAAGGTGGTGGGCTCGATGGAGAACCCACCATCTCACTCAACCTCTAAACAGCCATGACTTATCCCGCATGCAAGTTTATTTCTAACCTGCTCAGGCTTTAGCGGGGGACAGAATCGTGACAATGAATCGGCAATCGGAGAGGGCGAAATCGACTTTTACAAGAGAAATCAATCACTGTATTCAGCTTGGTTGTTTCTCAAGGTCATTGGAGCTTCTAGAGAGGAGTAAAGCGTCTATACCCTTGATGCTCTACGAGCAAAAGCTTAAAGAAATCAAGGAGCTTCTACGTGGCTCAGGTCAGCCTGATTCATATGTAGATGTCTATGTATACGTCCAGCATACCGCAAGCTATCCTTCAAACTCAGGAATTCAAAGGGTTGTAAGGCAGCTTATTAAGCATTTGCTGCTGATTCCCACTCTACGAGTGCAATGTATAGCTCTTGACTTCTCAAATCTTTCAATTAGGGATATTTCGCGTCAAGAAGCGTTTAACTTGTCTGAGTGGAATGGTCCTCACTTGCAAGACCTTCAGCTTAGGCCTCATTCATTCAGGCCCAGTATCGTAATCATACCGGAACTTGTTTATACGAGCTTCTACCCGGTTGACTCCAGCATGGCTGTTTTGGACATATTCAGAGCGAACAAGTTAAAGATTGCCTCTATTTTCTATGATAATATTCCCTTTGTGATTCCCAGTTACAACGAAGTCTCCGTTATTCATGCTGACTACGTCGACGCGGTATTGACATCTGATTGTATTGTTCCAATATCTAACTGGGTTGCTCGTGACCTGCTTGACTATTCCGTGCACGTTCGATCACTTCCCGAGATCGCAACTAGACGAAGAATTCATCCGCTTTTGTTGGGCTATACGCGTATGCATCCTGATAGTAGAGGTGAAGACATTAGGAAGAATGGCTTATCTCCTAATGGCTTTATCTTGTCAGTAGGTACCATCGCTCCCCATAAGAATCAACTCCAGTTGATCACGGCCTTTCAATTGTTTCGTTGTCAAAATCCCAATAGTAGGCTTAAGCTCGTGTTAGCAGGCAATATCGCTTCAGGCTTAAACGACTTTATGCTTTCTCAGCAAAGCAACGATATTATGTTTGTAAGAATGCCTAGCGATGAGTTTTTGCATGACCTTTATAGTAATTGCAAGATGGTATGTTTTCCTTCAGGAGAGGAAGGTTACGGATTGCCAATCATTGAAGCTATTGGTTATGGAAAGCCAGTCATAGCTGCAAATTTTGGGGCAATGGTTGAAGTATCAGAGTCGATTGGGATTGGATGTCTTTCTGTAAATACTCTAAACACAGTTGAGTTGGCTCAAGCCATTGCAAAGCTGGAGAATGACAATACAGCTTTAGGAACTGAGCATGAAATACAGACTAAATCATGCATGGTTAGCTGGAGTCAATATGCTAATCAATTTTCGCTGATTATCAGGAAGCTTTTCGATCAGCAGCAGACAAAGAAGATTCTTTTTAACGCATCTTGCTTGATCGATCAACGCACTGCCCACAGTGATTGCTCAGCAATTCACCTTGGGATTCTCAAGGGATTGTTTGATCTAGGCCACGCTAGCAGCATCGTTTTGGTTAAGAACTGCAAGGATCAACCTTCTCTCATTCAGTTGGCTCCCCACGAATTAGCATCGATTAGCTTCATTATTGGTTCCCATATTCAATTAGCCGACTTTTCATTCAATCAGCTTGAGAGTTATCAAGGCTCAGTCTATATAAACCCTTCAAGTATTGATTCTCTCGATCATAACTGGTCCCTTGAGAAGGCGGCAAGCATAGTTTCTTCCTTGAAAGGATCTAGAATTCGTTCTTGTGCCATTTTCTTCCAGCAATCGCCATCTTGGAGCCAAAAGACAAAACTGTCAATGAATTTGAAATATCTTGATTATCTCAAGCTACTCTCCTTGCATGATTATGTCTTTCCTGAATCGCATGAAGCAGAGAAGGATCTCCGTGAAGGCTGGGATTTATGTTCTATTGGCAGCGGCGCTGCGAATGCTTCGGTCAAAACAGTCTATGCAGCCACCGAGAGCCTTGACAAGCGTGCAGGATCTTCGATTAAGTGTCCTAATAGTGATCAAGACATTATTAAATTCAAATCTGTAGATAAGCTGCTGCGCCACAAGCTGGTTTTCTGTTACTTGACCAGTGCTGAGAATGATTCGGCAATGATGAATGTTGTCCAAGCTTTTGACTCACTTCCTTCCCGTTTAAGGGTTCAAGCGGCGCTTTTATTGGTAGGACGTCAGCTTGAAGCTAATTGCTCAAAGATAATTGGCGATTCGGTGGATAATAAGTCAATATTCTTCGTTGATAATGATGACAATGCTGCTGTTCAATGGGTCTTCAATCGTTCGTCAGTAAGTATTCTTGCATCTACTATAAGCGACTGTGGGATATCGGTCTCGACATGTCTCGGGCGCAATATTCCTGTATTAATGCCATATCGCTACGCCATGAAGCAGGCTTGGCGGCATGGTAGTGGTTTTTATTTGATAGCTGGTGACAATGTCCGAGATTTTAAAGATGCAATGGCTTTGATGATTGACAATCCTGCTGTTGTTGATCGCCTCATAGCTCAAACGAAGAACTATAAAGAGATTAAGTGGCATGAATATGTTGATACACTGCTGGCCGAGATGGGTGTAGACGCGTCTTCTTCTGCCTATTCATTCTCTCAGGAAGTGCGAGACATTGATTCCTTCAGATGTAGAAACATAAACCTAGCCTTTTGACTTGCCGCAGCTCTCCTTATTAAGTTGATGCGAGTAATGTACTGCTAGAATGATAGCATAATTCGCTGCCATGGGCTGCTTTTGTAATAAAAACTCCTCGTTAAAGAAAATCAATCCTTCTCGCCATCCCTGCATCAATTGAGGCATCGCTGTGGGTACTGCATCTGCTCACTTGTGAGAGCACCGCTTCCTATGGATCTTTGGC encodes:
- a CDS encoding glycosyltransferase, giving the protein MLYEQKLKEIKELLRGSGQPDSYVDVYVYVQHTASYPSNSGIQRVVRQLIKHLLLIPTLRVQCIALDFSNLSIRDISRQEAFNLSEWNGPHLQDLQLRPHSFRPSIVIIPELVYTSFYPVDSSMAVLDIFRANKLKIASIFYDNIPFVIPSYNEVSVIHADYVDAVLTSDCIVPISNWVARDLLDYSVHVRSLPEIATRRRIHPLLLGYTRMHPDSRGEDIRKNGLSPNGFILSVGTIAPHKNQLQLITAFQLFRCQNPNSRLKLVLAGNIASGLNDFMLSQQSNDIMFVRMPSDEFLHDLYSNCKMVCFPSGEEGYGLPIIEAIGYGKPVIAANFGAMVEVSESIGIGCLSVNTLNTVELAQAIAKLENDNTALGTEHEIQTKSCMVSWSQYANQFSLIIRKLFDQQQTKKILFNASCLIDQRTAHSDCSAIHLGILKGLFDLGHASSIVLVKNCKDQPSLIQLAPHELASISFIIGSHIQLADFSFNQLESYQGSVYINPSSIDSLDHNWSLEKAASIVSSLKGSRIRSCAIFFQQSPSWSQKTKLSMNLKYLDYLKLLSLHDYVFPESHEAEKDLREGWDLCSIGSGAANASVKTVYAATESLDKRAGSSIKCPNSDQDIIKFKSVDKLLRHKLVFCYLTSAENDSAMMNVVQAFDSLPSRLRVQAALLLVGRQLEANCSKIIGDSVDNKSIFFVDNDDNAAVQWVFNRSSVSILASTISDCGISVSTCLGRNIPVLMPYRYAMKQAWRHGSGFYLIAGDNVRDFKDAMALMIDNPAVVDRLIAQTKNYKEIKWHEYVDTLLAEMGVDASSSAYSFSQEVRDIDSFRCRNINLAF
- the gmd gene encoding GDP-mannose 4,6-dehydratase, translating into MTKTALITGITGQDGSYLAELLLDKGYAVHGIKRRASSFNTTRIDHLYQDPHEQDQRLTLHYGDLTDSTNLIRIIQQVQPDEIYNLGAQSHVAVSFEAPEYTANSDALGTLRILEAVRMLGLTSQTRIYQASTSELYGLVQEIPQKESTPFYPRSPYGVAKLYAYWITVNYREAYGMYACNGILFNHESPRRGETFVTRKITRGLARIDAGLDECLYMGNLDSLRDWGHARDYVEMQWRMLQQEGPPEDFVIATGRQESVRRFIELTALELGWGAIQWEGVGVNETGRRSTGEVVVRIDPRYFRPAEVETLLGDPSKAHARLGWQPTTTLEQLVAEMVEHDKEEARKEALLRLKGFKVVGSMENPPSHSTSKQP